The stretch of DNA GCCATCAAACTGTGTAGAAGACTTTCACCTCCGAGTTGTTGAACATGCCCAGCGCACAAGCAAAAGTCCCGGTCTTTCGACCGGGACTTTCTAATTGCTTTACATGTTCTATAGAGAACTGTTCAGCGAGCAGGTGTCGGTAAAATTACCAACGACCTCTGCCACCACCACCACCGTCTTTCGGCTTTGGAGTGGAAACGTTAACGGCGATCTGACGACCATCGAGGTCGCGACCGTTGAGCGCTTTGATAGCAGCTTCGGCGTCAGCCTGATTTGCCATCTCAACGAACGCGAAACCGCGCTGTCTTCCGGTTTCACGATCTTGCGGAATCGCGACCGAAACAACCTCACCGTATTCAGCGAAGAGATCTTGCAATCCTTGCTGAGTCGTTTTGAACGAGAGATTCCCTACAAACAATTTGTTATTCATGTGCCTTATTCTCAACCTATTTTCGACCGCAAAATCTCAAAGCATTGAGAACCTTGGTCTGAATTGTACGCCTCTAGTATGGCATCTCTTGCGACTTTAGTCAGTCCATTTTCGAGGCTTTTTTGTCAAATCTAATTTGGCGCCCGGGAGGATTTTTTGGGAGCCGCAAAAAACGTGTGTTTCAGCCGACCCGACGAAGATAAAATTTTTTCGTAATCAGAGTTCCGCGCCAAATGAAAAAACTTATAAGAAACATCTTGCAATCATTGTATGCCTGCCCCTGTCCCCCAAACAACGGTTGAGCCGGAACTGGCAGGACATACATAGATTGTCAATCAATTATCCAACCGATATCCTGATGAACGATTTTACATTCCCAGGAGGAATAGGCGATGGCTGTGGCTGAAAGTAAAGCCGTGAATACGCTAAAGCTGCTCGTTGGCGGCGAATGGGTAGACTCCGGCGCGACGGAATTCGGTGATATCAATAATCCATCTACTGGCGATTTGATCGCAAAAGTGCCGATGGGGGGAAGCCAGGACGTCGACAAAGCCGTTCGAGCCGCACAGGAAGCTTATTTCGACTGGTCTGAAACACCTGTCGTTGAGCGCGCCCGCGTCATGTTCCGCTTTAAAAACCTGCTCGAATCACGCTACGAGGAGATAGCCAGGTGTGTTGTTCGCGAGCACGGCAAGACCTTTAATGAAGCCAAAGCTTCCGTACAAAGAGGCATCGAAGTAGTTGAATTCGCTTGCGGTATACCG from Candidatus Melainabacteria bacterium encodes:
- a CDS encoding RNA-binding protein, encoding MNNKLFVGNLSFKTTQQGLQDLFAEYGEVVSVAIPQDRETGRQRGFAFVEMANQADAEAAIKALNGRDLDGRQIAVNVSTPKPKDGGGGGRGRW